Proteins encoded in a region of the Coregonus clupeaformis isolate EN_2021a chromosome 9, ASM2061545v1, whole genome shotgun sequence genome:
- the LOC121573796 gene encoding rho-related GTP-binding protein RhoF isoform X1, whose translation MLKIFKQHQLEQYANQLPSLFLKTGLQSNPPLSNLKISQINLNDITYCHGNLVILKKYAPSVFEKYVTTVTYGGKEIRLNLYDTAGQDDYDRLRPLSYQDANLVLVCYDVTNPTSFENVLIKWYPEVNHFCRDVPVILIGCKTDLRKDKERTRRLKAMDQAPITYTQGEETRRHMSAELYLECSAKYRENVEDVFRDATKKALASSRRARHRTKKRHCVVL comes from the exons ATGCTGAAAATCTTCAAGCAGCATCAGTTAGAGCAGTATGCAAAccagctcccctctctcttcctgaaGACAGGATTGCAGTCAAATCCCCCACTCTCGAATTTGAAGATATCACAAATAAACCTAAACGACATAACCTACTGCCATGGAAATCTTGTCATTTTAAAG AAGTATGCTCCGTCTGTGTTTGAGAAATATGTCACCACAGTCACGTATGGAGGGAAAGAGATTCGGCTCAACCTCTATGACACAGCTG GCCAAGATGATTACGATCGTTTGAGGCCACTCTCCTACCAGGATGCCAACCTGGTGTTAGTTTGTTATGACGTGACCAACCCCACCAGTTTTGAAAATGTCTTAATCAAG TGGTACCCGGAAGTTAACCACTTCTGTCGCGATGTTCctgtcattctgattggctgtaaGACTGACCTGAGGAAGGATAAGGAGCGTACCAGGAGACTCAAAGCCATGGACCAGGCTCCTATCACTTACACACAG GGTGAGGAGACAAGGCGGCATATGAGTGCTGAGCTTTATCTGGAATGTTCAGCCAAATACCGGGAGAACGTAGAGGATGTTTTCAGAGATGCCACCAAAAAAGCACTGGCATCCAGCCGCAGAGCAAGACACCGTACGAAGAAGAGGCATTGTGTCGTCCTGTGA
- the LOC121573796 gene encoding rho-related GTP-binding protein RhoF isoform X2 gives MTQNGTVTSNGNAKKGEELKIVIVGDGGCGKTSLLMVYAKGDFPEKYAPSVFEKYVTTVTYGGKEIRLNLYDTAGQDDYDRLRPLSYQDANLVLVCYDVTNPTSFENVLIKWYPEVNHFCRDVPVILIGCKTDLRKDKERTRRLKAMDQAPITYTQGEETRRHMSAELYLECSAKYRENVEDVFRDATKKALASSRRARHRTKKRHCVVL, from the exons ATGACACAGAACGGTACTGTGACTAGCAATGGCAACGCTAAGAAGGGAGAAGAACTAAAAATTGTTATTGTGGGTGATGGGGGATGTGGGAAAACATCCCTTCTAATGGTGTATGCCAAAGGAGACTTTCCAGAG AAGTATGCTCCGTCTGTGTTTGAGAAATATGTCACCACAGTCACGTATGGAGGGAAAGAGATTCGGCTCAACCTCTATGACACAGCTG GCCAAGATGATTACGATCGTTTGAGGCCACTCTCCTACCAGGATGCCAACCTGGTGTTAGTTTGTTATGACGTGACCAACCCCACCAGTTTTGAAAATGTCTTAATCAAG TGGTACCCGGAAGTTAACCACTTCTGTCGCGATGTTCctgtcattctgattggctgtaaGACTGACCTGAGGAAGGATAAGGAGCGTACCAGGAGACTCAAAGCCATGGACCAGGCTCCTATCACTTACACACAG GGTGAGGAGACAAGGCGGCATATGAGTGCTGAGCTTTATCTGGAATGTTCAGCCAAATACCGGGAGAACGTAGAGGATGTTTTCAGAGATGCCACCAAAAAAGCACTGGCATCCAGCCGCAGAGCAAGACACCGTACGAAGAAGAGGCATTGTGTCGTCCTGTGA
- the LOC121573796 gene encoding rho-related GTP-binding protein RhoF isoform X3 has product MVASHLSHGTPSSYTTETFNTMKKYAPSVFEKYVTTVTYGGKEIRLNLYDTAGQDDYDRLRPLSYQDANLVLVCYDVTNPTSFENVLIKWYPEVNHFCRDVPVILIGCKTDLRKDKERTRRLKAMDQAPITYTQGEETRRHMSAELYLECSAKYRENVEDVFRDATKKALASSRRARHRTKKRHCVVL; this is encoded by the exons ATGGTTGCTTCTCATCTTTCACATGGTACACCATCTAGTTACACAACAGAGACGTTTAATACCATGAAG AAGTATGCTCCGTCTGTGTTTGAGAAATATGTCACCACAGTCACGTATGGAGGGAAAGAGATTCGGCTCAACCTCTATGACACAGCTG GCCAAGATGATTACGATCGTTTGAGGCCACTCTCCTACCAGGATGCCAACCTGGTGTTAGTTTGTTATGACGTGACCAACCCCACCAGTTTTGAAAATGTCTTAATCAAG TGGTACCCGGAAGTTAACCACTTCTGTCGCGATGTTCctgtcattctgattggctgtaaGACTGACCTGAGGAAGGATAAGGAGCGTACCAGGAGACTCAAAGCCATGGACCAGGCTCCTATCACTTACACACAG GGTGAGGAGACAAGGCGGCATATGAGTGCTGAGCTTTATCTGGAATGTTCAGCCAAATACCGGGAGAACGTAGAGGATGTTTTCAGAGATGCCACCAAAAAAGCACTGGCATCCAGCCGCAGAGCAAGACACCGTACGAAGAAGAGGCATTGTGTCGTCCTGTGA